A DNA window from Camelina sativa cultivar DH55 chromosome 13, Cs, whole genome shotgun sequence contains the following coding sequences:
- the LOC104737062 gene encoding DAR GTPase 2, mitochondrial isoform X1, protein MATARRSWNIAREIGDAVISASRNPNRRWYGPHMAAAVRAISERVPLVDFVLEIRDARIPLSSEYELLRKFSPLPAKRIIVLNKMELADPLELKTCMDYFKERNYLSFAVNSHNSERVKQFLNFLQSQVRESHKAGHSGHTTTMMLLGIPNVGKSALSNSLHQIGRISATEKGRLKHTTVSSQPGDTKDIMSLKIGSHPNVYVLDTPGIFPPNLLGAEICSKLALTGAIPDDIVGVIELARFFLTILNSSHEYKKWEKLRKTQDLTRSLSNESSKSDGKRKTRYATDHTQDFIVYDVRRVLYETISAFDGNLEDEISMGNLIETQFAALRPVLRVSEEASEFADLRVASKILNLYRTGRLGRYTLEHVSTVAKF, encoded by the exons atggcaacgGCTAGAAGAAGCTGGAACATTGCGAGGGAAATCGGAGACGCCGTGATCAGTGCGTCGAGAAACCCAAACCGGAGATGGTACGGACCACACATGGCCGCAGCGGTTCGGGCAATCTCCGAACGTGTTCCGCTAGTAGATTTCGTACTTGAGATCAGAGATGCtcgt aTTCCATTGTCTTCCGAGTATGAATTGTTGAGAAAGTTTTCGCCTTTACCGGCAAAACGGATCATTGTGTTGAACAAAATGGAACTCGCGGATCCTTTGGAGTTGAAGACGTGTATGGATTACTTTAAGGAGAGAAACTATCTTTCGTTTGCAGTAAATTCACATAACAGTGAACGTGTCAAGCAA tttctcaaCTTCTTGCAGAGTCAAGTTAGGGAATCACACAAGGCTGGTCATTCTGGTCATACCACAACTATGATGCTTCTTGGGATTCCTAACGTAGGAAAGTCCGCTCTCTCCAACTCTCTTCATCAAATTGGGAGAATTAGTGCTACTG aGAAAGGTAGGCTAAAGCATACAACAGTTAGCTCGCAGCCTGGAGATACTAAAGACATAATGAGTTTGAAG aTCGGTAGCCATCCCAACGTCTATGTACTAGACACGCCTGGAATTTTCCCTCCTAATCTGCTTGGTGCTGAGATCTGCTCAAAATTGGCATTAACAG GAGCTATCCCGGATGATATAGTTGGAGTGATCGAACTAGCACGGTTCTTTCTGACTATACTAAACTCGAGCCATGAATACAAGAAATGGGAAAAACTGCGCAAAACTCAGGATTTAACAAGAAGTTTATCCAATGAAAGCTCCAAGTCTGATGGCAAACGCAAGACTCGGTACGCAACAGATCATACACAG GATTTTATAGTTTACGATGTTCGAAGAGTTCTGTACGAGACAATTTCAGCATTTGACGGAAACTTAGAAGACGAAATCAGCATGGGGAATCTTATAGAGACGCAATTCGCTGCATTAAGACCGGTTCTCAGGGTTTCAGAAGAAGCAAGTGAGTTTGCTGATCTCAGAGTTGCTTCTAAGATATTGAATCTATATAGAACTGGTAGACTTGGACGTTACACTTTAGAACATGTCTCCACTGTAgccaaattttaa
- the LOC104737062 gene encoding DAR GTPase 2, mitochondrial isoform X2: MATARRSWNIAREIGDAVISASRNPNRRWYGPHMAAAVRAISERVPLVDFVLEIRDARIPLSSEYELLRKFSPLPAKRIIVLNKMELADPLELKTCMDYFKERNYLSFAVNSHNSERVKQFLNFLQSQVRESHKAGHSGHTTTMMLLGIPNVGKSALSNSLHQIGRISATEKGRLKHTTVSSQPGDTKDIMSLKIGSHPNVYVLDTPGIFPPNLLGAEICSKLALTGAIPDDIVGVIELARFFLTILNSSHEYKKWEKLRKTQDLTRSLSNESSKSDGKRKTRYATDHTQDFIVYDVRRVLYETISAFDGNLEDEISMGNLIETQFAALRPVLRVSEEARNNKTLNKSHDR; encoded by the exons atggcaacgGCTAGAAGAAGCTGGAACATTGCGAGGGAAATCGGAGACGCCGTGATCAGTGCGTCGAGAAACCCAAACCGGAGATGGTACGGACCACACATGGCCGCAGCGGTTCGGGCAATCTCCGAACGTGTTCCGCTAGTAGATTTCGTACTTGAGATCAGAGATGCtcgt aTTCCATTGTCTTCCGAGTATGAATTGTTGAGAAAGTTTTCGCCTTTACCGGCAAAACGGATCATTGTGTTGAACAAAATGGAACTCGCGGATCCTTTGGAGTTGAAGACGTGTATGGATTACTTTAAGGAGAGAAACTATCTTTCGTTTGCAGTAAATTCACATAACAGTGAACGTGTCAAGCAA tttctcaaCTTCTTGCAGAGTCAAGTTAGGGAATCACACAAGGCTGGTCATTCTGGTCATACCACAACTATGATGCTTCTTGGGATTCCTAACGTAGGAAAGTCCGCTCTCTCCAACTCTCTTCATCAAATTGGGAGAATTAGTGCTACTG aGAAAGGTAGGCTAAAGCATACAACAGTTAGCTCGCAGCCTGGAGATACTAAAGACATAATGAGTTTGAAG aTCGGTAGCCATCCCAACGTCTATGTACTAGACACGCCTGGAATTTTCCCTCCTAATCTGCTTGGTGCTGAGATCTGCTCAAAATTGGCATTAACAG GAGCTATCCCGGATGATATAGTTGGAGTGATCGAACTAGCACGGTTCTTTCTGACTATACTAAACTCGAGCCATGAATACAAGAAATGGGAAAAACTGCGCAAAACTCAGGATTTAACAAGAAGTTTATCCAATGAAAGCTCCAAGTCTGATGGCAAACGCAAGACTCGGTACGCAACAGATCATACACAG GATTTTATAGTTTACGATGTTCGAAGAGTTCTGTACGAGACAATTTCAGCATTTGACGGAAACTTAGAAGACGAAATCAGCATGGGGAATCTTATAGAGACGCAATTCGCTGCATTAAGACCGGTTCTCAGGGTTTCAGAAGAAGCAA GAAAcaataaaaccctaaacaagTCGCATGATCGTTAA